TACACACGATTGCATTTCCATCACCTTACCCGGCAGCACTCCGTCAAAACTCGCGCCCGCACAGGAAGGCCGAGTATAAAACATCGGAGTCGCGACGAGCCCGTTATCGCAGTGCTGTCGTGGACAGAACGCTTCAGGATGGTGCCCTCGAGCTACTGAGCTGCTGAGTCGCTGAGCGACCGCAGACCGTGTCACAAGAAAGAGTGTAGGCGCAGATAGTAAGTGGCAAGGTGACCCAAAACGAGCTTAACTTTGAGCTGACACGCCGAGGCGCTTCAGGCCTTCGCGCGCGAATCTGTAATTCGAAGCCAATGCCAGCGCGGAGTTGTACTCGGCGATGGCTCTCTCGCGGTCGCCAAGTTTCGAATACATCTCGCCGATCAGTGCGTGTGCGCGGAAAGCTGGGCCCTCTTCTACTGTCCCTCCAGCCAGGTAATCGCGCATGATCTGTATTCCGCCTTGAAGGTTTCGTCCGGAGCCAGACAGCAGTTCGCCGGCATTGAACAGGTCGATTGGCTTTCGACGTGGCGAAGCCATCGCGCGCACGATTTCCTTTTCCATCTCGGCCCAGCGTTGGTTCCATTTGTAAAATCGCGCCAGTTCAACGATGAACGCTGGATCGTTGCCTGCGTCCGCTGCCTTGCGGAACAGGCGTTCCGCTTCCGGAAGATTTTTATCTTTGTTCGCGACGCGGGCTCGGATCCACAGTGCTACTGCTGGCTGAGTCCTCTCCACCTCGTCGGCAAGGCGACTCGCCTTATCCCGTCCGCCGCCGACGATTCCCGGCGCTTCAACATAAAACTCGGCCAGGTCCATGCGCACCTGCCCATCCCCCGGATTCAATTGCAGCGCTCGATAGAGTTCATCTACGGACTTGCGTGCCAGGCCCATCGCCGAGAAGGGACTTGCGTTGTCGGCTTTCTCGCCGTAAGCCCGCCCCAGCCAGAGGTGATTCTCGTAGCTCGCCGGTTGGAGCGAGACGGCACGCTCGCCGTTGCGCGCCGCATTATCCCAGTCTTCCAGCGCGTAATACAACCGGTTCATCAGATTGAAAACTTCCGCGTTGCGCGGCTCAATCTTCGCTTTGTCCGTTAAGATGCGCAGAGCCTCATCGGCGTGCCCTCGGCTTAGCAGTTCGCGGGCAGACGTCTGAGCCATCCCCGGCACCAAGAGGATGAGTACAACCGCCAAGGGTAAAAATCTGCGAAACGTGGCCATGTCAGATTAGATGCAGCTACTCGACAATTTTGACCGACACGCCGTCGCGAATCGGCGTCGGGCTGAGGGATGCCAGCGCGAACATGTCCGAATCCTTTAGGCCTTCCGTGATCTCGATGTGCGTGAGATTCGCGGTTCCGATCTGCACCTCGCGACGATCGAGCCTGCTTCCGTCGACCAAGTACATGTAGTGCTTGCCGTCTTCTTCGTGTACTGCTTCTCGGGGCACGCTGAGCGCGTTGTTATGGCTCGCTGTGATGATGGCGACGCCGACGTTTACGTTCGGCAACAACTTCAAGTCATCGTTATCAACCTGGCAGGTGAACTCGGCAACCATGCGCGTGCCGCGGCTCACGACGGTGGTGGGGGTGCTGGTGAGTTTGCCCTGCCATACACGGCCTGGAATTGCGTCCCAGGTTACTCTCACCACTTGGCCCGGCTTCAGGCGTCCTATCTCCGGTTCGTCCACAAAGGCTCGCACCTGTACTTCACGAAGATCCGCGACTTGGATGACCAGATCGCCGCCGTTGACGAAAGCTCCCTGTCGCACCGGGATGGCATAGACCGTGCCATCGAACGGCGCGGTTACATTGGCGTTGGCGAGTACCGCCTGGGCAGCTTCATATGCAGCTCGCGAGTCGGCTATGTCCGCCTGCACGCGCGCCATCTCCTCCTTGGAGTAGCGGCCGGTTCCTTTCTGCTGCAATAGCTTCAGGTCGGCTTCCGCACGGCGCAGACGATCTTCAGCGGCCTGCACCTCCGCGTCACTGGCGGCCCCGCGCTGTTGCAACCGCCGCAACGCTTCCAGGTTCCGCCGCGAAGCGTCAAGCTCAGCCTGGGCCTTCACCAGGTCAGCATTGCGTGTCAGCACTTCCTCGCGTGTGCCGCCAGCCTGAACGGATGCCTGCACGGACTCCGCCGCCCGCAATTGTGCCAACGCATGGCTGGCGGTCGAGCGAGCCTCAGAATCCTCGAGTTGCAGCAGCAGTTGTCCACGCCGGACGCGGTCGCCCTCATGCACGAGGATCTTCTTTACGGTCGTACCAAATGGGGCGTGGGCCTCGAAGTTCTGTGTCGGCTCCACCTTGCCATTCGTTGTGATCGTGCTC
This genomic interval from Clostridia bacterium contains the following:
- a CDS encoding efflux RND transporter periplasmic adaptor subunit; the encoded protein is MAKLENETELKNKRRRWLIVAGILVVVVVLSALTSLRPRRIRVQVAQAARQDITSTITTNGKVEPTQNFEAHAPFGTTVKKILVHEGDRVRRGQLLLQLEDSEARSTASHALAQLRAAESVQASVQAGGTREEVLTRNADLVKAQAELDASRRNLEALRRLQQRGAASDAEVQAAEDRLRRAEADLKLLQQKGTGRYSKEEMARVQADIADSRAAYEAAQAVLANANVTAPFDGTVYAIPVRQGAFVNGGDLVIQVADLREVQVRAFVDEPEIGRLKPGQVVRVTWDAIPGRVWQGKLTSTPTTVVSRGTRMVAEFTCQVDNDDLKLLPNVNVGVAIITASHNNALSVPREAVHEEDGKHYMYLVDGSRLDRREVQIGTANLTHIEITEGLKDSDMFALASLSPTPIRDGVSVKIVE